The Passer domesticus isolate bPasDom1 chromosome 34, bPasDom1.hap1, whole genome shotgun sequence genome window below encodes:
- the LOC135288642 gene encoding uncharacterized protein LOC135288642: MVAPALLALALGTLAVVAAPPEGPRLSLSPPEPKPHQRFNVTCTLGRAIPDDNVTITANDRSWPVTLSQDGRQATATVNVTDEGTVQLGCTVRVGSEKLQATATAQAFYVPVPLLDVANATVAGTELRGNCSLPAGAVRDIRLRVLAQGQAVPGGSGQPPVTFRLPVSDTQRELEVTCVAEMEPYTSRNKSQRVRVLAKPRLGPSHCPAQQNWTEGQEGTLRCGAEGSPEPQVSCSRDGNSLVPGAALRAARGHAGTYLCRATNALGTAERNVTVWVHSSGGLWGIWGSGGPWGFWAPGGPGGSLGYWRSWVVFGVLGALEVSGPGDLGGLWCFWALGGPGGSLGYWRSWVVLGVFGILEILEAFGVFGLRVVSGRSRPLPADPAPVSPQTRTRSRCSRCSRGWCWRHSPSWAWRSSSTATGARSASTGSGGGSRRRTRGPAGPRAAPRRPLPTDPRPPRRAGVLEGPGPPARPRPAATERTATAGTGRSRAVEAAPRLGWTGADWDGPGGTGAVRSTRPPAWISAVRSALDPASVFGVDLVTLEQPGGIPGTRGGRGAGGEGTQRRQPPINAAVTSSGTALRGSGGSWRAARGVPGLCPRCPPGLGTAPVSPAAPAPLPALASVAVASPTRGPGAAPAGRAPGAFGEGFWGFFGGVREAPSTGRGWGGLGGGRRGRGEEQPRGSGGARGSGGAAFGLSRLFLLLPILFLFSLPHPPPPPLHPHPPPPLHPHPPLPPPRRLHPPPLHPPPHPHPRPARRLHPPPHPPLPPLLPSLLAVSILLRSIPVPILLFLPTFLLLLPILLLLFLPTFLLLFLPTFLLLLFLPPSSSSPDGPPRPGHAAPPPPRSGARSRSACPGDNATLGLETPLPATPAAGGLRWQSFRLHNVSRWDPGPLTCSGRCGDTEANASAGVLVYQLPERVELEPVAPVAVGDSRTLTCRVLGVAPLRNLTVTLRRGAETLRTESFGDAEGSASVAVSHLLTATRGDHGQHVTCHAELSLRPHGPLFARAAAPVTLSVFALPEPPQLQAPAILEAGTAATARCRIAGAFPAGDIRVTAALGPEPLNVTVAVAGDTVTASAELSPRSPGPRELSCTAAVATAARTARRQLHVYRFPAPALELSPAPAAAGSEVTVTCHAGAAEPPAARLQLRDADGGVLAEGPQPRLQLRLLARRDDDGREFRCRASLAVGDSVVTKDAEARLAVLYLPEIPASGCPGNRTWVRGSREALSCLATGNPAPTVVCGRDGVAVATGEPEPVTRARAGTYLCNATNALGTRSRRVTVRVEYEPTLSEAGCPARRVWLEGQRRQLECRADGDPPPSTRCARDGGTNHGDTNHGDTNHGGTHHSGTRNGGTRDSDTNHGGTNPSGTRDGGTQHGGVARGRVVTRADGGRYVCRATNRHGVAVRSVLVTVEYQPSLGERGCPERRRWLEGTPAELGCAASGNPPPRVTCAKLGDPANATDSRDPPRATRNVTRAHAGTYQCRASNAHGAAVRNVTVAVEYGPAAVTLRVLPSANVTRGGGFTVDCGAEGVPAPTYSWALPPAPNARLAADNRSVTVTGATAANRGLYTCTASNRHGRSAASVAVRVDESWLAALAALGALGAVAALALAAAGGFYLKSTACKKGEYNVRDAEGSCEAARRPRPRGDVFGIQLSPP; encoded by the exons CCGtcccggggggctcggggcagcCCCCCGTGACCTTCAGGCTGCCGGTGTCGGACACGCAGCGGGAGCTGGAGGTGACCTGCGTGGCCGAGATGGAGCCCTACACCTCCAGGAACAAATCCCAGCGGGTCCGAGTGCTGG CCAAACCGCGGCTGGGCCCCTCGCACTGCCCCGCGCAGCAGAACTGGAcggaggggcaggaggggacgCTGCGCTGCGGGGCCGAGGGCTCACCTGAGCCGCAGgtgagctgctccagggacGGGAACTCCCTGGTGCCGGGAGCCGCGCTCCGCGCCGCCCGCGGCCACGCCGGGACCTACCTGTGCCGGGCCACCAACGCGCTGGGGACGGCCGAGCGCAACGTCACCGTCTGGGTGCACT CTTCTGGGGGTCTTTGGGGTATTTGGGGTTCTGGGGGTCCTTGGGGTTTCTGGGCTCCTGGTGGTCCCGGAGGTTCTTTGGGATATTGGAGGTCCTGGGTGGTCTTTGGGGTTCTGGGTGCCTTGGAGGTCTCAGGTCCTGGAGATCTTGGAGGCCTTTGGTGTTTTTGGGCTCTGGGTGGTCCTGGAGGTTCTTTGGGGTATTGGAGGTCCTGGGTGGTCTTGGGGGTCTTTGGGATCCTGGAGATCTTGGAGGCCTTTGGTGTTTTTGGGCTCCGGGTGGTCTCGGGGCGcagccgccccctccccgctgACCCCGCTCCCGTTTCCCCCCAGACGAGGACGCGTTCCCGCTGCTCCCGGTGCTCTCGGGGGTGGTGCTGGCGGCATTCGCCGTCCTGGGCCTGGCGTTCTTCATCCACCGCTACAGGAGCAAGATCGGCGAGTACTGGCTCTGGAGGCGGCAGCCGCCGCCGGacgcgcggccccgccgggccccgggcagctcccaggcggCCGCTCCCAACGGATCCGCGGCCCCCTAGGCGGGCGGGGGTCCTGGAGGGGCCGGGACCCCCTGCCCGTCCCCGCCCCGCGGCCACCGAGAGGACAGCGACAGCGGGGACCGGCCGGAGCCGCGCGGTGGAAGCAGCTCCcagactgggatggactggggcgGACTGGGACGGACCGGGAGGGACCGGGGCGGTGAGATCCACCCGGCCCCCGGCGTGGATCTCCGCGGTTCGCTCCGCATTGGATCCCGCGagtgtttttggggtggatttggtgACTTTGGAGCAGCCGGGCGGAATCCCGGGGACTCGGGGAGGACGAGGAGCCGGAGGGGAGGGGACGCAGAGGCGACAGCCACCAATAAACGCCGCCGTGACATCCTCGGGGACAGCGCTCCGCGGCTCGGGGGGTTCCTGGCGAGCAGCGCGGGGGGTGCCCGGGCTGTGCCCGCGTTGTCCccccgggctggggacagcgcCGGTGTCGCCGGCCGcgccagccccgctcccggcgcTCGCGTCTGTCGCTGTCGCTTCGCCCACGCGCGGCCCCGGAGCCGCCCCCGCGGGGAGGGCGCCGGGGGCGTTCggggaggggttttggggtttttttgggggggttcgTGAAGCGCCGAGCACCgggcgggggtgggggggactgggggggggtCGGCGTGGGCGGGGGGAGGAGCAGCcccgcgggagcggcggcgcgcGCGGCAGCGGAGGAGCTGCCTTCGGCCTCAGccgcctcttcctcctcctccccatcctcttcctcttctcccttccccatcctcctcctcctccgcttcatccccatcctcctcctccgcttCATCCccatcctcctctccctcctccccgtCGCCTCCATCCTCCTCCGCTTCATCCCCCTCCCCATCCTCACCCTCGCCCTGCTCGCCGCCTCCatccccctcctcatcctcctcttcctccccttctcccctccctcctggcCGTCTCCATCCTCCTCCgctccatcccagtccccatcctcctcttcctccccaccttcctcctcctcctccccatcctcctcctccttttccttcccaccttcctcctccttttcctccccaccttcctcctcctcctcttcctcccaccctcctcctcctctcccgatgggcccccccggcccggccacgCGGCTCCTCCCCCCCCTCGTTCTGGCGCTCGCAG CCGCAGCGCCTGCCCGGGGGACAACGCCACGCTGGGGCTGGAGACCCCCCTGCCCGCGACCCCCGCGGCCGGGGGGCTGCGCTGGCAGAGCTTCCGGCTGCACAACGTGTCCCGCTGGGACCCCGGGCCCCTCACCTGCTCCGGACGCTGCGGCGACACCGAGGCCAACGCCAGCGCCGGCGTCCTCGTGTACC AGCTGCCGGAGCGGGTGGAGCTGGAGCCGGTGGCGCCGGTGGCGGTCGGGGACAGCCGGACCCTGACGTGCCGCGTGCTGGGGGTGGCACCGCTGCGGAACCTGACGGTGACGCTGCGGCGCGGCGCCGAGACGCTGCGCACCGAGAGCTTCGGCGACGCCGAGGGCAGCGCCAGCGTGGCCGTGAGCCACCTGCTGACCGCCACCCGCGGCGACCACGGCCAGCACGTCACCTGCCACGCCGAGCTGTCCCTGCGGCCGCACGGGCCCCTGTTCGCCCGCGCCGCTGCCCCCGTCACGCTCTCGGTGTTCG CTCTCCCGGAGCCCCCGCAGCTCCAGGCCCCGGCCATCCTCGAGGCCGGCACCGCGGCCACCGCCCGCTGCCGCATCGCCGGCGCCTTCCCGGCCGGGGACATCCGCGTCACGGCCGCGCTGGGCCCGGAGCCGCTGAACGTCACGGTGGCGGTGGCCGGGGACACGGTGACGGCCAGCGCGGAGCTGTCCCCGCGCAGCCCGGGCCCGCGGGAGCTGAGCTGCACGGCCGCCGTGGCCACGGCGGCGCGGACGGCGCGGAGGCAGCTCCACGTTTACC GGTTCCCCGCGCCCGCCCTGGAgctgagcccggccccggcggcggcgggcagcGAGGTGACGGTGACATGCCACGCCGGGGCCGCCGAGCCGCCCGCGGCGCGGCTGCAGCTCCGCGATGCGGACGGCGGGGTCCTGGCCGAgggcccgcagccccggctgcaGCTCCGGCTGCTCGCCCGGCGCGACGACGACGGCCGAGAATTCCGCTGCCGGGCCAGCCTGGCCGTGGGCGACAGCGTGGTGACAAAGGACGCGGAGGCGCGGCTCGCCGTGCTCT ATCTGCCCGAAATCCCGGCCAGCGGCTGCCCCGGCAACCGCACGTGGGTGCGGGGCTCGCGGGAAGCGCTGTCCTGCCTCGCCACCGGCAACCCCGCGCCCACCGTGGTGTGCGGCCGCGACGGCGTCGCCGTGGCCACCGGCGAGCCCGAGCCGGTGACCCGCGCCCGCGCCGGGACCTACCTGTGCAACGCCACCAACGCGCTGGGGACGCGCAGCCGCCGCGTCACCGTCCGCGTGGAGT ATGAGCCCACGCTGTCCGAGGCGGGGTGTCCGGCACGCCGGGTCTGGCTGGaggggcagcggcggcagctggagtgTCGCGCCGACGGGGACCCCCCGCCCAGCACGCGCTGCGCCCGCGACGGTGGCACCAACCACGGTGACACCAACCATGGTGACACCAACCACGGTGGCACCCACCACAGTGGCACCCGAAATGGTGGCACCCGCGACAGTGACACCAACCATGGTGGTACCAACCCCAGTGGCACCCGCGACGGTGGCACCCAGCACGGAGGAGTCGCCCGCGGCCGCGTGGTCACCCGGGCCGATGGCGGCCGCTACGTGTGCAGGGCCACCAACAGGCACGGGGTGGCCGTGAGGAGCGTCCTTGTCACCGTGGAGT ACCAGCCGAGCCTCGGCGAGCGCGGCTGCCCCGAGCGGCGCCGGTGGCTGGAGGGGACCCCGGCCGAGCTGGGCTGCGCCGCCAGCGGGAACCCCCCGCCCCGCGTCACCTGCGCCAAGCTGGGCGACCCCGCCAACGCCACCGACAgccgggaccccccccgggcCACCCGCAACGTCACCCGCGCCCACGCCGGCACCTACCAGTGCCGGGCCAGCAACGCGCACGGCGCCGCCGTCCGCAACGTCACCGTGGCCGTGGAGT ACGGCCCCGCCGCTGTCACCCTGCGGGTCCTGCCCTCGGCCAACGTCACCCGCGGCGGCGGCTTCACCGTGGACTGCGGCGCCGAGGGGGTCCCGGCGCCCACCTACAGCTGGGCGCTGCCCCCCGCCCCCAACGCGCGCCTGGCCGCCGACAACCGCTCGGTGACAGTCACCGGGGCCACGGCGGCCAACCGCGGCCTCTACACCTGCACGGCGAGCAACCGGCACGGCCGCAGCGCCGCCAGCGTGGCCGTGAGGGTGGACg AGAGCTGGCTGGCGGCGCTGGCGGCGCTGGGGGCGCTGGGCGCGGTGGCCGCGCTGGCGCTGGCGGCGGCCGGGGGCTTCTACCTGAAGAGCACGGCGTGCAAGAAGGGCGAGTACAACGTGCGCGACGCCGAGGGCTCCTGCGAGGCCGCgcgccggccccggccccgcggggacGTGTTCGGGATCCAGCTGAGCCCGCCGTga